From the Chloroflexus aurantiacus J-10-fl genome, one window contains:
- a CDS encoding nitroreductase family protein, with protein MTMMPDPIAPIAAAAIEHMNSDHADAVLAYARGLAGIAWAKQALITRLEAGGIEIQVSGDERTTSVLIPFEPPLTHPEQLRPALIALAQKARHHLEAGAQVEAPVPIRNAELPHLLLNAIANRRSFALQDLTAEPIAREAVTLMLEAANWAPSHGQTEPWRFVVYSGAARQILSEAFGTAFRLLNPNLPAGSPGEEGQRNRVWQASVWIAIGMQAHPKRPEWEELIAVGCAVQNMHLMASALGLAGKWTSGACATHPHVAEVVGFTPGTRLLGFFYVGHPAAHEWPRGRRRSLVNKVVWHEE; from the coding sequence ATGACCATGATGCCCGATCCGATTGCGCCGATTGCTGCGGCAGCAATCGAACACATGAATAGCGATCACGCCGATGCTGTACTGGCCTACGCTCGTGGCCTGGCCGGTATAGCCTGGGCCAAACAAGCGCTGATAACGCGCCTCGAAGCAGGTGGTATTGAGATACAGGTCAGTGGCGACGAACGAACAACGAGCGTCCTGATCCCATTTGAGCCACCACTCACCCACCCGGAACAGCTTCGACCGGCACTCATTGCTCTGGCCCAGAAAGCACGTCACCATCTGGAAGCCGGCGCTCAGGTAGAGGCTCCAGTGCCGATACGCAATGCTGAACTTCCCCATCTGTTGCTCAATGCCATTGCCAATCGCCGCAGTTTTGCGCTGCAAGATTTAACCGCCGAGCCGATTGCACGAGAGGCGGTGACGCTGATGCTCGAAGCGGCGAACTGGGCACCGAGCCACGGCCAGACAGAACCCTGGCGCTTCGTGGTCTATAGCGGTGCTGCACGCCAAATCCTCAGTGAAGCCTTTGGTACAGCATTTCGTCTGCTCAACCCCAACCTGCCCGCCGGGAGTCCCGGTGAAGAGGGGCAACGCAACCGGGTGTGGCAGGCGTCAGTCTGGATTGCAATCGGCATGCAAGCCCATCCGAAGCGACCCGAATGGGAAGAGTTGATTGCCGTCGGCTGTGCAGTCCAGAATATGCACCTGATGGCCAGTGCGCTGGGTCTGGCCGGCAAATGGACGAGTGGTGCCTGTGCGACACACCCGCACGTGGCAGAGGTTGTCGGATTTACCCCTGGCACCCGATTACTCGGCTTCTTCTACGTTGGGCATCCTGCGGCTCATGAGTGGCCACGCGGTCGCCGTCGTTCACTGGTAAACAAAGTCGTCTGGCACGAGGAATAG
- a CDS encoding sialidase family protein has translation MLRTTSLITVICFIVVTLAGLLPIPSQAQEGASFIREIDIAASNTKYPQLAVDANGVYVSATDGISGSEDGTVKLWVKGEEDAAFPAPLSLGTVAAGIAQDWVQTAVATAPTGEVYVLWIDQVAKTIKFRRREPGGAWNPATFEIMRGHIFAVEPAMAVRTNGQIVAAWRDDKNINYAFSNDRGTTWSAVGSVPGALAYKSQTAMAAGPNGELAITFTRDTPRPLHVMVSLWTGTGFGTPVDVNGSTSAVFADASVAFSADPAPNTRIAVAFRGADDGIFFAEKLVSNFSGPWSASTLISGKGDGRVNIDYDQRGNLHMAWIRQGTSRSVNQLFYAVRPANQGFLPVVSAPTVAPVFNAWADARVGARSYMHVVHEFFQGTAPRPRYALFQAPGAAFGSRPLIENDVAVVGGDSKVTVNVTFPDLTTSNLPDQVRWRWGAPPTDTENDSGGWQPFNPSGPTSVLTVPIPESLRTDAGCVERVLYTQLRRSENNLIDQVRSDAVIIDAGVLASATVGNPFSRLKTSPFTGITTADTIGEGGASDGHPDYTRVPAIYVELRSVGDCSGLQNFALAPNATALNSVSTLTISGNRFANILPYPDTVAEGPLPVVVRMRDTLGNSMHLTRTLIYDVTPPVLNGGTLQVQPIPGSATIIVNLEFSNIAVTDNLYPGRGFWGVWLANSRVPVANPATDPSLVWFPVAAPGDTNSFNVVWSLASGLPEEQLTPGPYYVYARILDGAGNPSVSGSPTTTAQPAASVLPAGVITLDQVTFPQVYVPLLNR, from the coding sequence ATGTTGCGTACAACTTCGCTGATTACTGTTATCTGCTTCATTGTTGTTACGTTGGCCGGGTTGCTCCCTATTCCATCGCAGGCACAAGAAGGGGCCAGCTTCATCCGCGAAATTGATATTGCAGCCAGTAATACCAAATACCCCCAACTGGCTGTTGATGCCAATGGAGTGTATGTTAGTGCAACCGATGGCATTTCTGGCAGTGAAGACGGCACTGTAAAACTGTGGGTCAAGGGTGAAGAAGATGCCGCTTTTCCCGCACCATTATCGCTTGGTACTGTTGCTGCCGGGATTGCCCAGGACTGGGTGCAAACCGCGGTGGCAACTGCACCAACTGGCGAGGTCTACGTGTTGTGGATCGATCAGGTTGCCAAGACGATCAAGTTTCGTCGCCGTGAGCCGGGTGGAGCCTGGAATCCGGCAACATTTGAAATAATGCGTGGTCATATCTTTGCCGTGGAACCTGCAATGGCAGTCCGCACCAACGGCCAGATTGTCGCAGCGTGGCGTGATGATAAAAATATTAACTATGCCTTCTCGAATGATCGTGGCACTACCTGGTCTGCCGTAGGTTCAGTACCAGGTGCACTGGCGTATAAGTCTCAAACGGCAATGGCGGCTGGACCCAATGGTGAGCTGGCAATTACCTTCACTCGCGATACGCCACGTCCATTACACGTCATGGTTTCGCTCTGGACTGGTACAGGTTTTGGAACGCCTGTTGATGTGAACGGTAGCACGTCGGCGGTGTTTGCTGATGCCAGTGTTGCTTTCAGTGCCGATCCGGCACCAAATACGCGAATCGCGGTTGCATTCCGGGGAGCTGATGATGGCATCTTCTTCGCGGAAAAGCTGGTCAGTAATTTCAGTGGCCCCTGGTCGGCTTCTACACTGATCAGCGGAAAAGGTGATGGCCGAGTCAACATTGACTACGACCAGCGTGGGAATCTCCACATGGCATGGATTCGTCAGGGCACCAGCCGAAGTGTCAATCAACTCTTTTATGCCGTCAGGCCGGCGAATCAGGGCTTCTTGCCGGTGGTCAGTGCGCCGACCGTCGCGCCGGTCTTTAATGCGTGGGCTGATGCCCGGGTTGGTGCGCGAAGCTATATGCATGTCGTGCACGAATTCTTCCAGGGTACGGCTCCGCGTCCTCGCTATGCCCTCTTCCAGGCTCCAGGTGCTGCGTTCGGCTCACGCCCGCTCATCGAAAATGATGTTGCAGTGGTTGGTGGCGATAGTAAAGTGACGGTTAATGTGACCTTCCCTGACCTGACCACCTCGAATCTCCCCGATCAGGTGCGCTGGCGCTGGGGAGCACCTCCGACTGATACTGAAAATGACTCTGGTGGATGGCAGCCGTTCAACCCTAGTGGTCCAACCAGTGTGTTGACGGTGCCAATTCCCGAATCCTTGCGTACCGATGCCGGTTGTGTTGAACGTGTTCTCTACACGCAGTTGCGTCGGAGTGAGAATAATCTGATCGATCAGGTTCGCTCTGATGCGGTGATTATCGATGCCGGTGTTCTAGCCAGCGCTACTGTCGGAAACCCCTTCTCGCGCTTGAAGACCTCACCGTTTACCGGCATTACAACCGCTGATACGATTGGAGAAGGTGGGGCCAGTGATGGTCATCCTGACTACACTCGTGTGCCGGCAATCTACGTCGAACTGCGGAGTGTTGGTGATTGTAGTGGACTGCAAAATTTTGCGCTGGCTCCAAACGCAACGGCACTCAATAGCGTGAGTACACTGACCATTAGCGGCAATCGCTTTGCCAATATCCTGCCCTATCCTGATACGGTAGCTGAAGGACCGCTCCCGGTTGTCGTGCGTATGCGTGATACACTGGGCAATTCGATGCATCTTACGCGCACATTGATCTACGATGTCACACCGCCGGTACTCAATGGTGGTACCTTGCAGGTGCAGCCGATCCCGGGCAGTGCAACAATTATCGTGAATCTGGAGTTTAGTAATATTGCTGTAACCGATAATCTCTACCCTGGTCGCGGCTTCTGGGGCGTCTGGCTGGCCAATAGCCGGGTTCCGGTAGCTAATCCGGCAACTGATCCGAGCCTGGTCTGGTTCCCGGTTGCTGCCCCGGGTGACACCAATAGCTTTAACGTGGTCTGGAGTCTGGCTAGTGGCTTGCCGGAAGAACAGCTTACCCCTGGACCTTACTATGTCTATGCTCGCATCCTTGATGGTGCCGGCAATCCGAGTGTCAGCGGTAGCCCGACGACGACTGCTCAGCCCGCTGCGTCAGTCTTGCCCGCAGGTGTCATTACACTCGATCAGGTGACCTTCCCGCAGGTCTACGTGCCGTTACTGAATCGGTAA
- a CDS encoding glycosyltransferase family 4 protein yields the protein MRILYILPRYDSAAMGNRIHTEVIHAWRESGITAEVLSLAANQAQPTRTVEDDIVVHRLPSRGTFVTQVVNRVVNPLFSYPYLASAIVGLRRFLATTPPFDLCHIETAFPLGVAALFAGRYAPPLAVTLPGADVMAEPEYDYGYARFRAVRALLPLVFRRALVIRADSPQIRELAIVRGAPASKVTAIPYNITEDSFPPADMPLSEMRARSRAIIATRHGLDPERPIIVSLNRLHPFKGIAYLVEAVPTIRAAGLAPQVVIVGPNRSTPRFGDYGEFLRRRAQALGVAADVIFTGAIPHHDARTYLAGADVAVVPSVAESFSRVVIEACAVGTPPVVTRTTGASAYVAAAQAGIVVEPRSGPAIGEAIVSLLKDRAVWQAYSARAAALAPQFSSQRIATELADLYRNALRSKAFPETVATGR from the coding sequence ATGCGCATTCTGTATATCTTACCGCGCTACGATAGTGCGGCGATGGGTAATCGTATTCACACAGAGGTTATTCACGCCTGGCGTGAGTCAGGAATTACTGCTGAAGTGCTCAGTCTGGCGGCCAATCAGGCGCAACCCACCCGCACGGTTGAAGATGATATTGTTGTGCATCGTCTGCCTTCACGCGGCACGTTTGTGACCCAGGTGGTTAATCGGGTGGTGAATCCACTCTTCTCCTATCCGTATCTGGCGAGTGCAATCGTTGGCTTGCGCCGGTTTTTGGCAACGACGCCGCCATTTGATCTGTGTCACATCGAAACGGCGTTTCCGCTGGGGGTTGCCGCGCTGTTTGCCGGCAGGTATGCTCCACCGTTAGCTGTGACCTTGCCCGGTGCTGATGTGATGGCTGAACCAGAGTACGACTATGGCTATGCCCGGTTTCGGGCGGTACGTGCCTTACTACCGTTGGTGTTCCGGCGTGCTCTGGTGATCCGCGCCGACTCGCCGCAGATTCGCGAGCTGGCCATTGTCCGTGGTGCTCCCGCATCAAAGGTCACAGCAATTCCGTACAACATCACCGAAGATAGTTTTCCGCCTGCTGATATGCCGTTGAGCGAGATGCGTGCGCGCAGTCGCGCAATCATCGCGACTCGTCACGGCCTTGATCCAGAACGTCCGATCATTGTCAGTCTCAATCGTCTCCACCCATTCAAAGGGATCGCGTATCTGGTTGAGGCAGTACCGACAATCCGTGCTGCCGGTCTGGCACCGCAGGTCGTGATTGTCGGACCAAATCGCTCGACGCCACGCTTCGGCGATTACGGAGAATTTCTCCGTCGCCGGGCGCAAGCATTGGGAGTAGCGGCTGATGTTATCTTTACCGGCGCTATTCCCCACCACGATGCCCGCACCTATCTGGCTGGCGCTGATGTCGCTGTCGTTCCCTCGGTCGCCGAGTCGTTTAGTCGGGTTGTGATTGAAGCCTGTGCTGTTGGAACGCCGCCGGTGGTAACCCGCACCACCGGCGCCAGTGCGTATGTGGCGGCAGCACAGGCCGGCATTGTGGTAGAGCCACGTTCCGGGCCGGCTATTGGTGAGGCAATTGTTTCGTTGTTAAAAGATCGGGCTGTATGGCAGGCGTATAGCGCACGTGCCGCAGCACTGGCACCGCAGTTTTCTTCACAGCGGATCGCTACCGAACTGGCCGATCTCTATCGGAACGCCTTACGCAGTAAGGCGTTCCCTGAAACGGTTGCTACTGGCCGCTAA
- a CDS encoding class I SAM-dependent methyltransferase — MKRSQRRPIRLSALRCIAYEVALNGWRILRRTVNDFSLWRLIEYPWATKALDVRRGDLVVDIGSGTSSFPHMLAKEGVDVVVLELDLDRVRWQKQKRAATARPGDGRFFPLVASATAMPLRSDSVARIAAVSTLEHIPDDEAVGREIGRVLAPDGIAVITIPYTSGERTGFFEGIRRFKRVARNAFVQEGKAGSFFRFYNEADIHRVYVQPAGLQISPLRGFGRSILNWRYHETRLTRFWRTFILKDLLLAWIVHPLEERFDRSDPLYVMFTLRKPSSASLKQSGTK, encoded by the coding sequence ATGAAACGTTCTCAACGACGACCAATTCGGCTGAGCGCGTTGCGCTGTATTGCGTATGAGGTGGCGCTCAATGGCTGGCGTATTTTGCGCCGTACTGTTAACGATTTCAGCCTCTGGCGATTAATTGAATACCCCTGGGCAACCAAAGCCCTCGATGTCCGGCGTGGTGATCTGGTGGTCGATATTGGTTCGGGTACGTCATCGTTTCCCCATATGCTGGCCAAGGAGGGGGTAGACGTTGTGGTGCTTGAACTCGATCTTGATCGGGTGCGCTGGCAGAAGCAGAAACGAGCAGCGACGGCCCGCCCCGGTGATGGTCGGTTCTTTCCGCTGGTTGCCAGTGCCACAGCGATGCCGCTGCGCTCTGATTCGGTTGCACGCATTGCTGCGGTCTCTACCCTTGAACATATCCCGGATGATGAGGCGGTTGGGCGCGAGATCGGTCGCGTGTTAGCGCCTGATGGTATTGCTGTTATTACCATCCCGTATACCAGCGGCGAGCGTACCGGCTTCTTCGAGGGCATCCGACGTTTCAAGCGCGTGGCCCGTAACGCTTTTGTCCAGGAAGGTAAAGCCGGTTCCTTTTTCCGTTTCTACAACGAGGCGGATATTCATCGGGTATATGTGCAGCCGGCAGGTTTGCAGATCAGTCCTCTGCGTGGTTTTGGCCGTTCAATTCTCAACTGGCGCTACCATGAAACCCGGCTGACTCGATTCTGGCGTACCTTCATTCTGAAGGATTTACTCCTGGCCTGGATTGTGCACCCACTGGAAGAACGCTTTGATCGCAGTGATCCTCTCTATGTGATGTTTACGCTGCGAAAACCATCCTCAGCCTCCCTCAAACAGTCGGGAACAAAATGA
- the hemN gene encoding oxygen-independent coproporphyrinogen III oxidase yields MSVEITRETIDRYNRPGPRYTSYPTVPHWSNSFTADDYLAALADIAVTHDSLSVYVHLPFCAERCAYCGCNATSTRRPDVVDHYLDRIERELSMVIAALGSNRRVVQLHWGGGTPNFLNEAQSRRLMGMLRTAFTLDPAAEVALEVDPRIGSREQIFLFRELGFNRISFGVQDIAPAVQVAIGRIQPLHQTETVVKAARDAGFCSINIDLVYGLPYQTPTSFAATLQAMIDLRPDRIACFSYAHLPQARPNQKRVDARQLPTGYEKFQLFRQAIDTLTTVGYEWIGMDHFALASDELAVAARERRLQRNFMGYTVLPAPHQIGFGMSAIGDLAGRYVQNDAGLGRYQRAIDEGQLPIIRGMRLSDDDLMRRQAIMHLMCNLEVPFDLALPPYGDRLGDVLAPEIERIAAYAADDLVAIEPHRLRVTERGRFFIRNLAMELDRYLQQATERPVFSSTV; encoded by the coding sequence ATGAGTGTTGAGATCACCCGCGAAACCATTGATCGCTACAACCGACCCGGCCCACGCTACACGAGTTATCCAACCGTTCCCCATTGGAGTAACAGCTTTACCGCAGACGATTACCTGGCCGCGTTAGCCGACATTGCTGTAACACATGACTCGCTCAGCGTTTATGTTCATCTGCCATTTTGTGCTGAACGCTGCGCCTACTGCGGTTGCAATGCCACCTCAACCCGACGGCCTGACGTTGTTGATCACTATCTCGACCGGATCGAACGTGAACTAAGTATGGTTATCGCAGCGCTAGGGAGCAATCGTCGAGTGGTGCAACTCCATTGGGGAGGCGGGACGCCCAATTTTCTGAATGAAGCGCAGAGCCGGCGGTTAATGGGTATGCTCCGCACAGCATTCACGCTCGATCCAGCAGCAGAAGTCGCGCTGGAAGTCGATCCCCGCATCGGCAGCCGTGAACAGATTTTTCTCTTCCGCGAACTGGGGTTCAACCGCATCAGCTTTGGCGTGCAAGACATTGCGCCCGCAGTCCAGGTCGCCATTGGCCGCATCCAACCTCTCCACCAGACCGAAACCGTCGTCAAGGCAGCGCGCGACGCCGGCTTTTGCAGTATCAACATCGATCTGGTCTACGGCCTGCCGTATCAGACACCAACCAGCTTTGCGGCGACACTACAGGCTATGATCGATCTGCGTCCTGATCGCATTGCCTGCTTCAGCTATGCCCACTTACCCCAGGCCAGACCTAACCAGAAGCGCGTCGATGCCCGGCAGTTGCCAACCGGTTACGAGAAGTTTCAGCTCTTTCGTCAGGCGATTGACACCTTGACCACCGTTGGTTACGAATGGATCGGGATGGATCACTTTGCGCTGGCGAGTGATGAATTAGCTGTCGCTGCCCGAGAGCGCCGGTTACAACGCAATTTTATGGGCTACACTGTCTTACCGGCGCCACACCAGATCGGGTTCGGGATGAGTGCAATCGGTGATCTGGCCGGGCGCTATGTACAGAATGATGCCGGTTTGGGACGCTATCAGCGGGCTATTGATGAGGGGCAGCTACCGATCATTCGCGGCATGCGCTTGAGTGACGACGATTTGATGCGTCGGCAGGCGATTATGCATCTGATGTGCAACCTCGAAGTACCGTTCGATCTCGCGCTTCCGCCCTACGGCGACCGGTTAGGCGATGTCCTGGCGCCTGAGATTGAACGAATTGCCGCCTACGCAGCCGATGACCTGGTAGCCATCGAACCACACCGGTTACGTGTCACCGAGCGCGGGCGCTTCTTTATCCGGAATCTGGCGATGGAACTTGATCGATACCTCCAACAGGCAACAGAACGGCCGGTCTTCTCGAGCACAGTATGA